The uncultured Cohaesibacter sp. genome window below encodes:
- a CDS encoding hydrogen peroxide-inducible genes activator — MQPSLRQLTFLIALADELHFSNAAKRCNVTQSTLSAGLKELESILGVTLAERSRRSVIMTPIGRKIVEQSRKILADTQSLVEMAALESEAMAGDMHLGVIPTIGPFLLPRLRPLLRSAHPHLRLYLREELTDQLLEGLKSGRLDVALIALPHDVGDLETLELFEDGYHLVTPMNHKLARRDEADGKMLQGEPLMLLERGHCLQQHALSAFPGLLNKDAEFDATSLATLLAMVEEGLGSTLIPNIAIDAGLTRAHEVVEIDLPTSLPRKVTMVWRKSSTRKDDFRALGDLIVAARNSLKADKVSHQARYQANHYDGSPS, encoded by the coding sequence ATGCAACCATCTCTGCGCCAACTCACTTTCCTGATTGCCTTAGCGGACGAATTGCACTTCAGCAATGCGGCGAAGCGTTGCAACGTGACCCAGTCGACGCTCAGCGCCGGTCTCAAGGAGCTGGAATCAATCCTCGGTGTGACGCTGGCCGAGCGGTCCAGGCGTTCGGTGATCATGACTCCGATCGGCCGCAAGATCGTTGAACAATCACGCAAGATACTGGCCGACACCCAGTCACTGGTGGAAATGGCGGCGCTGGAATCCGAGGCCATGGCTGGTGATATGCATCTGGGTGTCATTCCGACCATCGGGCCGTTTCTGTTGCCCCGATTGCGGCCCCTGTTGCGCAGCGCGCATCCGCATTTGCGGCTCTATCTGCGCGAGGAATTGACCGACCAGTTGCTGGAGGGGCTCAAAAGCGGTCGCCTTGATGTGGCTCTGATCGCGCTGCCCCATGATGTGGGTGATCTGGAGACGCTGGAGCTGTTCGAGGATGGCTACCATCTGGTGACCCCGATGAACCACAAGCTGGCGCGGAGGGACGAGGCAGACGGCAAGATGCTGCAGGGTGAGCCGTTGATGCTGCTTGAACGGGGCCATTGTCTGCAGCAGCATGCACTTTCGGCCTTTCCGGGCCTGCTCAACAAGGACGCCGAGTTCGATGCCACCAGCCTTGCCACTCTTCTGGCGATGGTGGAAGAGGGCCTTGGTTCGACGCTGATTCCCAATATCGCCATTGATGCGGGCCTGACCCGGGCCCATGAGGTGGTGGAGATCGACCTGCCAACCTCGCTGCCACGCAAGGTGACCATGGTCTGGCGCAAGTCTTCCACCCGCAAGGACGACTTCAGGGCGCTGGGCGATCTGATCGTCGCCGCCAGAAACAGCCTCAAGGCGGACAAGGTCAGTCATCAAGCCCGTTATCAGGCCAACCATTACGACGGGAGTCCGTCATGA
- a CDS encoding MmcQ/YjbR family DNA-binding protein: MNRTAFDAHCATLRHATNVVQWGGCSVWKIGSKIFALCSPEAKGEGFVRISFKCSDMAYEILRDEPGIIPAPHLARAKWVQLQAPDAMDDDDIRQHLDAAHAMIASRLTRKLRTELGFL, encoded by the coding sequence ATGAATCGCACCGCATTTGATGCCCATTGCGCCACCCTTCGTCATGCCACGAACGTGGTGCAGTGGGGCGGCTGTTCGGTCTGGAAAATTGGCAGCAAGATCTTTGCGCTCTGCAGCCCTGAAGCAAAAGGTGAGGGCTTTGTCAGGATCAGTTTCAAATGCTCCGACATGGCCTATGAAATCCTGCGCGACGAACCCGGCATAATCCCCGCACCGCACCTGGCCCGTGCCAAATGGGTCCAGCTTCAAGCCCCTGACGCCATGGATGACGACGATATCAGGCAGCATCTCGACGCAGCCCACGCGATGATCGCCAGCCGGCTCACCCGCAAACTGCGTACCGAACTTGGCTTTTTGTGA
- a CDS encoding tryptophanase, producing the protein MKTIIEPFRIKSVEPIRMTTRAEREAKLKAADYNLFALKSEDVIIDLLTDSGTGAMSAEQWAAVMRGDESYAGSPSYYRFRDSVQELMPFTHIIPTHQGRAAEAILVSIYGGAGKHVPSNTHFDTTRGNIEASGAEAYDLVIEEGKNPASLFPFKGNMDLAKLEAFLEEKGDSVPMVMITITNNAGGGQPVSLENIRGVAALAHQYGKPFIIDGCRFSENAWFIKQREEGQKHRSIKDIVRDCFSVADGMTMSAKKDAFGNIGGWIAFNDDDIADQARVRLIQTEGFPTYGGLAGRDLEALAQGLHEIIDEDYLRYRIRTNEYIIEKLDALGIPVVKPAGGHAVFVDAKSWLPHIDPLKYPAHTVACKLYEIGGIRSCEIGSVMFGRQTDGSEKPAAMELVRLAFPRRTYTQSHADYVVEAFEMLAAEKDQLRGFKIIREPKLMRHFTCSFAPLES; encoded by the coding sequence ATGAAAACCATTATCGAACCTTTCCGCATCAAATCGGTAGAACCCATTCGCATGACCACGCGCGCCGAGCGCGAGGCCAAGCTCAAGGCTGCGGATTACAATCTCTTTGCGCTCAAATCAGAAGACGTGATCATCGACCTGCTGACGGACTCGGGCACCGGGGCCATGAGTGCCGAGCAGTGGGCTGCCGTCATGCGCGGCGACGAGAGCTACGCCGGATCCCCCTCCTACTATCGCTTCCGCGACAGTGTGCAGGAACTGATGCCCTTCACCCATATCATCCCGACCCATCAGGGACGGGCGGCAGAGGCCATTCTGGTTTCCATCTATGGCGGCGCTGGCAAGCATGTGCCTTCCAACACCCATTTCGACACCACCCGTGGCAATATCGAGGCATCGGGTGCCGAGGCCTATGATCTGGTGATCGAGGAGGGCAAGAACCCGGCCTCCCTGTTCCCGTTCAAGGGCAACATGGATCTGGCCAAGCTGGAAGCCTTTCTGGAGGAGAAGGGCGACAGCGTGCCCATGGTGATGATCACCATCACCAACAACGCCGGTGGCGGCCAGCCGGTCAGCCTTGAAAACATCCGCGGCGTTGCAGCGCTCGCCCATCAATATGGCAAGCCCTTCATCATCGACGGCTGCCGCTTCTCGGAAAATGCCTGGTTCATCAAGCAGCGCGAGGAAGGCCAGAAGCATCGCTCCATCAAGGATATCGTGCGCGACTGTTTCTCCGTCGCCGACGGCATGACCATGAGCGCCAAGAAGGACGCCTTTGGCAACATCGGTGGCTGGATCGCCTTCAACGACGATGACATTGCCGATCAGGCCCGTGTCCGTCTCATTCAGACCGAAGGCTTCCCGACCTATGGCGGACTGGCCGGGCGCGATCTGGAAGCGCTGGCGCAGGGTCTGCATGAGATCATTGACGAGGACTATCTCAGATATCGCATCCGCACCAATGAGTATATCATCGAGAAACTCGATGCCCTCGGCATTCCGGTGGTCAAGCCGGCCGGCGGCCATGCGGTGTTTGTCGATGCCAAAAGCTGGTTGCCGCATATCGATCCGCTGAAGTATCCGGCACATACGGTGGCTTGCAAACTTTATGAAATCGGTGGCATCCGTTCCTGCGAAATCGGCTCGGTGATGTTTGGTCGCCAGACCGACGGATCGGAAAAGCCGGCGGCCATGGAACTGGTGCGTCTGGCTTTCCCTCGCCGTACCTACACCCAATCCCACGCAGATTACGTGGTGGAAGCCTTTGAAATGCTCGCAGCTGAAAAGGATCAGCTGAGAGGGTTCAAGATCATCAGGGAACCGAAACTGATGCGGCATTTCACCTGCAGCTTCGCACCTCTGGAAAGCTAA
- a CDS encoding NAD-dependent succinate-semialdehyde dehydrogenase, translating into MAYATINPYTGEQVASFPDATDAEVSAAIDKAHHAFLAWRKTGFAERAKILQKAADLLRANADEHARLLTLEMGKITAEAKAEVELSAKILEYYVRNAEKLLQPRKLPVLDPAEGDATLVHEPLGVLLAIEPWNFPYYQIARILAPQLSAGNVLLLKHASNVPQSAAAFEKLMQEAGLPQGAFTNLYATRSQIEMIINDPRVHGVALTGSEAAGSIVAAQAGKALKKSTMELGGADAFVVLKDADIDKAVDWAVFGRHWNGGQVCVSSKRMIIVDEVYDAFLEKYKAGVAKLVAGDPFDPNTTLAPLSSQKAADDVKAQIKKAVAQGAKAEEVGPAVPTKGAFVQPTILSDLGDENPARYWEFFGPVSMLFRAKDEADAIRIANDTPFGLGGSVFSSDEKHGAEVAAQISTGMVFVNHPTKVEADLPFGGIRRSGYGRELLDLGLTEFVNHKLIGVVDIDAPF; encoded by the coding sequence ATGGCATATGCAACGATTAATCCATACACGGGCGAACAGGTTGCTTCCTTCCCGGATGCAACGGATGCAGAAGTCAGCGCAGCCATTGACAAGGCACACCACGCCTTTCTGGCATGGCGCAAAACCGGCTTTGCCGAACGTGCAAAGATCTTGCAGAAGGCTGCCGACCTGCTGCGCGCCAATGCTGACGAACACGCAAGGCTGCTGACCCTGGAAATGGGCAAGATCACCGCCGAGGCAAAAGCCGAGGTCGAGCTGTCGGCCAAGATCCTGGAATATTATGTCCGCAACGCTGAAAAGCTGCTGCAGCCACGCAAACTTCCGGTGCTTGACCCGGCCGAAGGCGATGCAACGCTGGTGCATGAACCGCTTGGCGTGCTGCTGGCCATCGAGCCATGGAACTTCCCTTACTATCAGATTGCCCGCATTCTGGCTCCGCAGTTGTCTGCCGGTAACGTGCTGCTCCTCAAGCATGCCTCCAACGTGCCTCAGAGCGCCGCCGCCTTTGAAAAGCTGATGCAGGAAGCCGGTCTGCCGCAAGGGGCCTTCACCAACCTCTATGCAACCCGCTCCCAGATCGAGATGATCATCAACGATCCCCGCGTGCATGGCGTTGCTCTCACCGGTTCGGAAGCCGCGGGCTCGATTGTCGCCGCTCAGGCTGGCAAGGCGCTCAAGAAGTCCACCATGGAACTGGGCGGTGCCGATGCCTTCGTTGTGCTCAAGGATGCCGATATTGACAAGGCCGTCGACTGGGCCGTATTCGGCCGCCACTGGAACGGTGGTCAGGTCTGTGTGTCCTCCAAGCGCATGATCATCGTCGATGAGGTCTATGACGCGTTCCTTGAGAAATACAAGGCCGGAGTTGCCAAGCTGGTGGCAGGCGATCCATTCGATCCGAACACCACCCTTGCTCCGCTGTCGTCCCAGAAGGCTGCCGATGACGTCAAGGCACAGATCAAAAAGGCTGTTGCACAAGGCGCAAAGGCCGAGGAAGTCGGCCCGGCCGTCCCCACCAAGGGCGCCTTTGTCCAGCCGACCATCCTCAGCGATCTTGGCGATGAAAACCCGGCCCGCTATTGGGAATTCTTCGGCCCCGTTTCCATGCTCTTCCGGGCAAAGGATGAGGCGGATGCGATCCGCATCGCCAACGACACGCCGTTCGGTCTGGGTGGCTCGGTCTTCTCGTCCGACGAAAAGCACGGGGCAGAGGTCGCAGCCCAGATTTCAACCGGCATGGTGTTCGTCAACCATCCAACCAAGGTTGAGGCCGATCTGCCCTTCGGCGGTATCCGTCGCTCAGGCTATGGCCGCGAACTGCTCGACCTCGGTCTGACCGAGTTCGTCAACCACAAGCTGATTGGTGTTGTCGACATCGACGCACCATTCTGA
- a CDS encoding LysR family transcriptional regulator, translating into MQPLDIALLSNFVIVAQTGSISLAAQQVGRTQSALSMQMHRLEDQLGKTLLHRTGAGVRLTAAGEKLLIHAEALLARHDDMLMDMTGTALRGSISLGCTEDYASAFLPQLLGSFCARYPDIDLRLVCAPSTDLRPQLQQRMLDMALVSLPSAEADGVIREEQLVWVANEAAPAILSAPILPLALPTPSTIDYRAACTVMEAINRRYRVAYASNSLAGLLAIARSGHAISVLTRSAVPRDLYIIAQDLPPLPAIGITLELADQRSSAAVTALADHIRTTLPGL; encoded by the coding sequence ATGCAGCCTCTCGACATCGCCTTGCTGAGCAATTTCGTCATTGTCGCCCAGACCGGCTCGATCAGTCTCGCCGCCCAGCAGGTTGGGCGCACCCAATCGGCGCTGAGCATGCAGATGCATCGGCTGGAAGACCAGCTTGGCAAGACCCTTTTGCACCGAACCGGCGCTGGTGTTCGGCTCACCGCCGCCGGGGAAAAGCTGCTGATCCATGCCGAGGCGCTGCTGGCCCGGCATGATGACATGCTGATGGACATGACCGGCACCGCGCTCCGTGGCTCGATCAGCCTTGGCTGCACGGAAGACTATGCCAGCGCCTTCCTGCCGCAGCTTCTGGGCAGCTTCTGTGCGCGCTATCCGGACATCGATCTGCGGTTGGTCTGTGCCCCGTCCACCGACCTCAGACCGCAGCTGCAACAGCGCATGCTGGACATGGCTCTGGTCTCGCTGCCCTCGGCAGAGGCGGACGGGGTGATCCGCGAGGAACAGCTGGTGTGGGTGGCCAACGAAGCGGCACCGGCAATCCTTTCGGCTCCGATTCTACCGCTCGCCCTGCCGACCCCGAGCACCATCGACTACCGCGCCGCCTGTACCGTGATGGAGGCGATCAACCGCCGCTATCGTGTGGCCTATGCCAGCAACAGTCTGGCCGGTCTTCTGGCCATTGCCCGTTCGGGACACGCCATCAGCGTTCTGACCAGAAGTGCCGTGCCGCGGGATCTGTATATCATCGCGCAGGACCTGCCGCCCCTGCCAGCCATTGGCATCACGCTGGAGCTGGCCGACCAGCGCAGTTCCGCCGCCGTCACGGCCCTTGCCGACCATATCCGGACCACCCTGCCGGGTTTGTGA
- a CDS encoding aspartate aminotransferase family protein, producing the protein MSLNDDPAFWDRANNHLIRYGSAFEKLIIERAEGNYVYDADGRAILDFTSGQMSALLGHSHPDIVATVNKQMSTVAHLFSGMLSRPVVDLATRLAELAPGLDRVMLVTTGAESNEAAIRMAKLVTGGHEIVAFAQSWHGMTGAAASATYSAGRFGYGPASVGSFVIPAPDAYRPRFKHADGSLDWQTELDDAFRLIDCQTSGKLAAFIAEPILSSGGIIELPLGYLAALKKKCEERGMLLILDEAQTGVGRTGTMFAFQRDGVTPDIMSLSKTLGAGLPLAAIMTSKEIEEKAHERGFLFYTTHVSDPLPAAIGNTVLDVVARDGLVDKAIERGAQMRNGLLELQKQFNCIGDVRGRGLLIGLEVVKDQETKAPGYELGTKIMEEAMQRGLSMNVVKLPGMGGVFRIAPPLTVSAEEIDKALNIISDSMVAATK; encoded by the coding sequence ATGTCCTTGAATGATGATCCGGCCTTTTGGGACCGCGCCAACAACCATTTGATCCGCTATGGTTCCGCCTTCGAAAAGCTGATCATTGAACGCGCCGAGGGCAACTATGTCTATGACGCCGATGGCCGTGCCATTCTCGATTTCACCTCGGGTCAGATGAGCGCCCTGCTGGGTCATTCCCACCCGGATATCGTTGCCACCGTCAACAAGCAGATGTCGACGGTTGCCCATCTCTTCTCCGGTATGCTCTCCCGCCCGGTGGTTGATCTTGCCACGCGCCTTGCCGAGCTTGCTCCGGGGCTTGATCGCGTGATGCTGGTGACGACCGGTGCCGAATCCAACGAAGCCGCCATTCGCATGGCCAAGCTGGTGACCGGTGGCCACGAGATCGTTGCGTTCGCCCAGAGCTGGCATGGCATGACCGGCGCCGCCGCCTCTGCCACGTATTCCGCTGGCCGTTTCGGCTACGGACCGGCATCCGTCGGTTCTTTCGTCATTCCAGCACCAGACGCCTACCGCCCACGCTTCAAGCATGCCGACGGCAGCCTTGACTGGCAGACAGAGCTCGACGACGCCTTCCGCCTCATCGATTGCCAGACCTCGGGCAAGCTGGCCGCCTTCATTGCCGAGCCGATCCTGTCGAGCGGTGGCATCATCGAGTTGCCGCTTGGCTATCTGGCGGCGCTCAAGAAGAAGTGTGAAGAGCGCGGCATGCTGCTCATCCTCGACGAAGCCCAGACCGGCGTTGGCCGCACCGGCACCATGTTCGCCTTCCAGCGCGATGGCGTCACCCCTGACATCATGAGCCTGTCCAAGACCCTTGGCGCCGGTCTGCCGCTGGCTGCGATCATGACCAGCAAGGAGATCGAGGAAAAGGCCCACGAGCGCGGCTTCCTCTTCTACACCACTCATGTCTCCGACCCGCTGCCCGCCGCCATCGGCAACACCGTGCTGGATGTGGTGGCCCGCGACGGGCTGGTCGACAAGGCCATCGAGCGCGGTGCCCAGATGCGCAATGGTCTCTTGGAGCTGCAAAAACAGTTCAACTGCATCGGCGATGTGCGCGGTCGTGGTCTGCTCATCGGTCTTGAAGTGGTCAAGGATCAGGAAACCAAGGCCCCGGGCTATGAGTTGGGCACGAAGATCATGGAAGAAGCCATGCAGCGCGGCCTCAGCATGAATGTGGTCAAGCTCCCCGGCATGGGCGGCGTCTTCCGCATCGCACCACCGCTAACGGTTTCCGCCGAAGAAATCGACAAGGCGCTCAACATCATTTCCGACTCAATGGTCGCTGCCACGAAATAG
- a CDS encoding alpha/beta hydrolase produces MSAPQKQTLLVGNRLQGDAHPREIAFKQRSSAQNGLPGLFWMNGYMSNMEGDKALALDGWAATKGCGYTRFDYSGHGVSGGAFRDGTISRWLEESLAVFDGQTAGPQIICGSSMGGWLALLLTRAHIARVGLQNSRIKGLVLIAPAIDMTKALMWDRFDDAARAEMATTGVYLRPSVYGDGPYEITSELIEDGMSHLLGDDLIETGCPVHILQGVKDDTVPWQSSVDLVARLAQDDVKLTLVKDGDHRLSRPDDLALLLRAVDDLFD; encoded by the coding sequence ATGTCAGCCCCCCAAAAGCAAACCCTCCTTGTCGGAAACCGCTTGCAAGGCGATGCCCATCCCCGCGAAATTGCCTTCAAACAGCGATCATCAGCCCAAAACGGGCTGCCGGGCCTTTTCTGGATGAACGGCTACATGTCGAACATGGAAGGCGACAAGGCACTGGCGCTGGATGGCTGGGCGGCGACAAAGGGCTGTGGCTACACCCGCTTTGATTATTCCGGTCACGGGGTTTCAGGTGGGGCCTTTCGGGATGGCACCATTTCGCGATGGCTTGAGGAAAGTCTTGCGGTGTTTGATGGCCAGACCGCAGGCCCCCAGATCATCTGTGGCTCGTCGATGGGCGGCTGGTTGGCGCTGTTGCTGACAAGGGCACATATCGCAAGGGTCGGGCTGCAGAACAGCCGCATCAAGGGCCTCGTTCTCATCGCTCCGGCCATCGACATGACCAAGGCGCTGATGTGGGACAGGTTCGATGATGCCGCAAGAGCCGAAATGGCCACCACGGGGGTCTATCTGCGACCGAGCGTCTATGGCGACGGCCCTTACGAAATCACCTCTGAGCTTATTGAGGATGGCATGAGCCATCTTCTGGGCGATGACCTCATCGAGACCGGCTGTCCGGTGCACATTCTGCAAGGGGTAAAGGACGACACTGTGCCCTGGCAATCATCGGTGGATCTTGTCGCCCGACTGGCACAGGATGATGTCAAGCTGACGCTGGTCAAGGATGGCGACCATCGCCTCTCCCGCCCGGACGATCTCGCTCTGCTGCTCAGGGCTGTTGATGATTTGTTTGATTAG
- a CDS encoding glycosyltransferase family 4 protein: MTKAPTILQVVPWLDSGGVERGTVDIAAAITRAGGKALVAAEPGRLVGELEAVGGKLLPLKGRSKNPLSILLSNARTIERMIREQGVDLVHARSRAPAWSAMIAAHRAGVPFVTTYHGAYSQKGRLKAFYNSVMAKGDIVIANSHYTARLVKERNPDAESRIVTIHRGVDMEQFDINTVASERIEALRRQWGVDDRPVLILPSRLTRWKGQSFIIPVMGALKKAVGPTFQLLLIGDEQGRESYVAELDRLIAEHDVTDCVSRVGHCKDMPAAYALATMVIVPSQDAETFGRSAAESLAMGKPTLVGDLGAQPEVVAAPPDVPEGQWIAEVIRHDDAEGWQQAIASTLAMPEEQIRAIAPFARGLIEACFSLRSMGQQTLAVYDQLLGCDLSSHEG, translated from the coding sequence ATGACGAAAGCCCCAACAATTCTTCAGGTTGTCCCTTGGCTCGATTCTGGTGGCGTGGAGCGCGGAACGGTGGATATCGCCGCCGCGATCACCAGGGCTGGCGGCAAGGCTCTGGTGGCGGCGGAGCCGGGCCGACTGGTGGGCGAGCTGGAAGCGGTTGGCGGCAAGCTGCTGCCCCTCAAGGGACGGAGCAAGAACCCTCTGTCGATCCTCCTGTCCAATGCCCGCACCATCGAGCGGATGATCCGCGAGCAGGGGGTCGATCTCGTCCATGCACGCTCGCGCGCGCCCGCTTGGAGTGCGATGATTGCTGCCCATCGGGCCGGAGTGCCTTTCGTGACCACCTATCACGGGGCCTACAGCCAGAAGGGACGGTTGAAGGCCTTCTATAATTCGGTCATGGCCAAGGGCGATATCGTCATTGCCAACTCCCACTACACGGCGCGTCTGGTCAAGGAACGCAACCCGGACGCCGAAAGCCGGATCGTGACCATTCATCGCGGCGTCGACATGGAGCAGTTCGACATCAACACTGTGGCTTCAGAGCGCATTGAAGCCCTGCGCCGGCAATGGGGCGTGGATGATCGTCCGGTGCTCATCCTGCCCTCCCGCCTCACCCGCTGGAAGGGCCAGAGCTTCATCATTCCGGTGATGGGGGCCCTGAAAAAGGCAGTCGGTCCGACCTTTCAGCTGCTGCTGATCGGAGACGAACAGGGACGGGAGAGCTATGTTGCCGAACTGGATCGCCTGATCGCCGAGCATGATGTGACCGATTGCGTCAGCCGGGTGGGCCATTGCAAGGATATGCCCGCCGCCTATGCTCTGGCCACCATGGTGATCGTGCCTAGTCAGGATGCGGAAACGTTCGGACGGTCGGCGGCGGAAAGTCTGGCCATGGGCAAGCCGACCCTTGTCGGCGATCTCGGAGCCCAGCCAGAAGTGGTTGCCGCGCCTCCCGATGTGCCGGAGGGCCAATGGATTGCCGAGGTGATCCGCCATGACGACGCAGAGGGCTGGCAGCAGGCCATCGCCAGCACCCTTGCCATGCCCGAGGAGCAGATTAGGGCGATCGCGCCCTTTGCAAGGGGATTGATCGAGGCCTGTTTCTCTCTCCGCTCGATGGGCCAGCAGACCCTGGCGGTTTATGACCAGTTGCTCGGCTGCGATCTGTCCTCTCACGAAGGCTGA
- a CDS encoding AraC family transcriptional regulator, with translation MHKNDLISDIFSTLRLTGQLYFRAQLSGPFAVYIPASQRHIRFHIVLNGSGWLGIEGEAPVAFEKGDILLVPHGATQTIAAAPDLAPTSLGTLIAGGALHDGLLQVGQEREKAALLCGFLQFDEEIEHPVLALLPSHLHLRPEDMGSAPWMRSTLDLISMEANRAGQGMAAIVSRLIEVIFIQTIRELALNATDESKGFLRALSDKAIARSLSAIHSEPERKWRVEDLAALAGQSRSAFARNFSEEVGQTPMDYLRNWRLTRARMLLTTTSLSMDEVASQCGYDCVPSFSRSFKRAFHVGPGSFRRTGNQIIDIG, from the coding sequence ATGCATAAGAACGACCTGATTTCCGACATTTTTTCCACGCTGCGCCTGACCGGGCAGCTCTATTTTCGGGCGCAACTATCCGGACCGTTTGCCGTTTACATTCCCGCGTCGCAACGGCACATCCGCTTCCATATCGTATTGAACGGATCCGGCTGGCTCGGCATCGAGGGAGAAGCCCCTGTCGCCTTCGAGAAGGGAGACATCTTGCTGGTTCCCCATGGAGCGACACAGACCATTGCCGCAGCCCCGGATCTGGCACCAACGTCTCTTGGCACCCTGATCGCCGGGGGTGCCTTGCACGATGGCCTGCTGCAGGTCGGGCAAGAGCGGGAGAAGGCCGCCCTGTTGTGCGGTTTTCTGCAGTTTGACGAGGAAATCGAGCATCCGGTGCTGGCGTTGTTGCCAAGCCACCTGCATCTGCGGCCGGAGGACATGGGCAGCGCGCCATGGATGCGATCGACGCTGGATCTGATCTCGATGGAAGCCAACCGGGCGGGACAGGGCATGGCGGCGATTGTCAGCCGGCTGATCGAGGTCATCTTCATTCAGACCATACGGGAACTCGCCCTCAACGCCACCGACGAGAGCAAAGGCTTCCTCAGGGCGCTGTCCGACAAGGCAATTGCGCGCAGCCTCAGCGCCATCCATTCAGAACCGGAACGCAAATGGCGCGTCGAGGATCTGGCGGCGCTGGCCGGGCAGTCCCGCTCTGCCTTTGCCCGCAACTTCAGCGAGGAAGTGGGCCAGACGCCGATGGATTATCTCAGGAACTGGCGGCTGACCAGAGCCCGCATGCTGCTCACCACCACCAGCCTTTCGATGGACGAGGTCGCCAGCCAATGCGGCTATGACTGTGTGCCATCCTTCTCGCGCAGTTTCAAGCGGGCATTCCATGTCGGTCCGGGCAGTTTCCGCCGAACCGGCAACCAGATCATCGATATCGGCTGA
- a CDS encoding LysE family translocator: MPLEMIIALIGFAFVMSISPGPANFLLLTSGANFGVLRSLPLLFGVSLGFLSMVFAVGLGLGQLLRQAPMVETGLRIACGIYILWLAYKIAGIRSLGTDSGKQELARPISFIQAALLQLLNPKAWTVALLVTVTYMTEADYLGNLIVLVAVFAVVNIPSIGIWAISGAAFRQHLSRNNRLLWFNRIMALLLVASMVPMLIHMG; this comes from the coding sequence ATGCCTCTGGAAATGATTATTGCCCTCATCGGATTTGCCTTTGTCATGTCCATCTCACCTGGCCCGGCCAATTTTCTGCTGCTCACCTCGGGGGCCAACTTCGGTGTCCTGCGTTCCCTGCCGCTGCTATTTGGTGTCTCGCTGGGCTTTCTGTCGATGGTATTTGCTGTTGGGCTCGGTCTGGGCCAATTGCTCAGGCAGGCACCGATGGTGGAAACCGGCCTGCGCATAGCCTGCGGCATCTATATCCTCTGGCTGGCCTACAAGATTGCCGGTATCCGATCCCTGGGGACCGATAGCGGCAAGCAGGAACTGGCAAGGCCGATTTCCTTCATTCAGGCCGCCCTGCTGCAGCTGCTCAATCCCAAGGCATGGACCGTGGCCCTGCTGGTGACGGTGACCTACATGACGGAAGCGGATTATCTCGGCAATCTCATCGTGCTTGTGGCCGTCTTTGCCGTGGTCAACATACCCTCCATCGGGATCTGGGCCATATCCGGTGCAGCCTTTCGCCAGCATCTCTCCAGGAACAACCGGCTTCTATGGTTCAACCGGATCATGGCGTTGCTGCTGGTGGCCAGCATGGTGCCGATGCTGATCCATATGGGATGA
- the focA gene encoding formate transporter FocA, which produces MTETPDFQFDALMPAAMAKKAEDVGVYKATKHPMTTFVLAMTAGAFIGIAFIFYTVVTTGNSDMGWGANKFIGGLAFSLGLMLVVVNGGDLFTSSVLTVVAKASKKITWGQLAKNWSVVYVGNFVGAIGLVAIMQIAQHYEQGNGSLGLNYMHVAQHKLHHGFFQAVALGTMCNVMVCLGVWMSYAGRSVTDKLLAVTLPVAMFVASGFEHCVANMFQIPMAIMTKTFAGPEFWEATGTTAADFADLTWSNFVINNLIPVTIGNILGGGVLVGLVYWFIYLRPQKH; this is translated from the coding sequence ATGACCGAAACGCCAGATTTTCAATTCGACGCCCTGATGCCCGCAGCAATGGCCAAAAAGGCCGAGGATGTCGGTGTCTACAAAGCAACCAAGCACCCCATGACCACCTTTGTGCTGGCCATGACCGCAGGCGCCTTCATCGGCATCGCCTTCATCTTCTACACGGTCGTGACCACCGGCAACAGCGACATGGGCTGGGGTGCCAACAAGTTTATCGGCGGCCTTGCCTTCAGCCTCGGGCTGATGCTGGTCGTCGTAAATGGCGGTGATCTGTTCACGAGTTCCGTGCTGACGGTCGTTGCCAAGGCAAGCAAGAAGATCACCTGGGGACAGCTCGCCAAAAACTGGAGCGTTGTCTATGTCGGCAACTTTGTCGGCGCCATCGGATTGGTCGCCATCATGCAGATCGCCCAGCACTATGAGCAGGGCAACGGCTCTCTGGGTCTGAACTACATGCATGTTGCCCAGCATAAGCTGCACCATGGCTTCTTCCAGGCCGTGGCTCTGGGCACCATGTGCAACGTGATGGTCTGCCTTGGCGTCTGGATGTCCTATGCAGGCCGTTCGGTCACTGACAAGCTGTTGGCCGTGACGTTGCCGGTTGCCATGTTCGTAGCTTCCGGCTTCGAGCACTGCGTCGCCAACATGTTCCAGATCCCGATGGCCATCATGACCAAGACCTTCGCTGGCCCGGAATTCTGGGAAGCCACGGGCACCACGGCCGCTGATTTCGCCGACCTGACATGGAGCAATTTTGTCATCAACAACCTGATCCCGGTCACCATTGGCAATATCCTGGGTGGTGGTGTGCTGGTCGGGCTGGTCTACTGGTTCATCTATCTGCGGCCGCAGAAACACTGA